The Ricinus communis isolate WT05 ecotype wild-type chromosome 8, ASM1957865v1, whole genome shotgun sequence sequence CCAAAGGATTAATACCAGCTGGGCAATTTACCTTATAAACTCCATAGTCATAGTTCGCCCCATTATGATTGAGTTAGAGTTGTATACTCTTTGTTATATTAGTTCCATCAACTGCCtacaacaaaaacaattcatAGTTACTAAATCAATCTCTCAATATATGATGATACGAGTCTTAGTCCTTagcttttttaatttgtttctatTCCATAGGAAGGTATTTCTATTAGTTTTGATTGTGCCTTGAGTTTAGGCATTCATTTGATACTTTTGGTGTATTTAAACATTAGCTTAAAGTTGAATAAAGTAGTATAGTAAAATGTAGTTTTTTGGttatctctttctctttttgtcatttttcaacatggtatcagagcacaAAATGATCCTAAGGGATTTGTGAGTTGAatgagtattttttttaatcatggAAGTTGACACCACCTCTTCTAATATCACACCACCttttttatagtaataatTATCAAGCTTGAGAATAAATTGCCCAGCtgataccaattttttggaccatatttcaaattgatatcaatattttaatttgaatctaaTTGGTATCCAAACTATATGaaagtatatcaatttagGATAGCTCTGCAATTTCCAGCCAATTGATGCTGATTTGGCAATTTGATGAGGTATATTCCATTTAATTCTCAGCCTCAGCATGTGCCATGTCATAAAAGTCAATCCAATCAGCCAGCGGATCCCACTCCCTAACTTCCCCTAATGACATGGTACATGCTGAGGTGGAGAATCAAATGGAATATACCTCAGATTGCCAAATCAACATCAATTGGCCGGAAATTGGAGAGTGCTctaaattgatatactttCGTATAATTTGGATACCAAttagattcaaattaaagtattgatatcaatttaaaatatggtCCAAAGGATTGGTACCAGCTGGGCAATTTACCCCTCATCTTGAAGTTTTGGATCTTTGAGTGGCAAttgaagaatattataaaattcttcTATTATCTGTAAATCCTACCGTGGCTCAAATGAAGagtcataaaaaaaaaacttagaaAGTCCAAAGCTAAAGCTTGTATATTTTCTGCCATATCAAGCTCGATTTTTACAAAAGTTACGAATTTATCTTCTGCAAAGGACATGTGGGACTACCTAAAAAAGGAGTATTAAGGCAATGAAAAGATTAACAACATGAAGATTCTCAGTCTCCTTAAAGAGTTCGAGGTTATAACGATGATAGAGGCCGATAATATCCAAGATTATTATGATAAGTTTCTCAACAAGTTTTACAAGCACGAATTGAAGATCATCATCGAGAAGAGCATTTagtttgattaatatttttgaagaGACTGGCAAGTCTCAAAACTGCAAAACCTTTTTGAAGAGATTGGCAAGTCTTAAAactataaaacttttaaagaGACTGAACGGGTTGccgaagcccttcaaaataaattactgattttcctaaactaacttgtaaaaatagtgaaaccaggtcgaattCCAAGGGAACTaatgtggatagcttctcaaggtaaaataaaaatgggggggggggattttgaatgtttgaatcaaaattataaataaacagaaaataatgaaggctgaatattaaagtaaataaaaatcaatcttaacaaatttccaattcaagagtgctaattccatcaaattgtaatcatgatcacaagctaaaatatcaatttttctattcaagcacttagtctacttattcggaaaagccgcaacaagtgtaattctcctaatataattgactcaaacccagcatccaaatcaaaacttaccattagttaactgggcacgatagcattccatatcaactcaataatagcattaagaataatgagaatgactaaaccaacattaattaattgagatagctgcaattgaattaaccttgttcctttatttccctagagcctatcatgcaagctatgtaattcgaaaaggccgcaatcacacacacatgagccaacTCCTTGCTACTTATGTTAATCGTTCATGataattacggatcacaaactcaaagtttagcaatagaaaaatcaatatcaaagttgagtcgtcagttcaatcaatatccaaaattcataaataataaaaacaagaaataaataatacttgaattaaagaagaattatgttaagcacaaagcctcacaaaatcacaattgggaTTTATTCACTTTTGAatcagaaactaaaaacttagccacacatggtggagtaaaaattcacaagaaaagaattgtaggaaatagaagaagaataataataaataattaaagcaCTCTCAGCCATCCTTTACTTGGTAGAACTAgcctccttatataggaagctaaacctaaaccctaataagagaatctttataaaaaagaaataaacttcctatatgatcttatccctataaggaaggataagataaagagtaatctaaacaaattaaaattctaaatatatgGGAGAAAGTTCTTTTTATCTAGCACTTCcaaaaagagaggaaattatataaaagtggATCCACCACgtatttatcttgaaaaattcaaaGCTCTCTTCTGCAGGTTCCAGCAGCTCACGGATTGTAAGGCATAGTCACGCCTTATTGACAATGATCTTCTGTACATATTTTTactcttcctccaaaagacttggtttctGACAAGtgatgacttaaaacatgtctttaggctgtATTCTGctcaatccttgatattttttcacctaagtcagaataaacagaattttcacaattaagtacattattcaatcaaattataagggaattaaacacaataagtataactatttatgacctATCAGAGACCGACATTGTCTCAAAAATGCAATATGCTTCTGGTTTTAGGAATTGTAAATTTTTGCATTATGGGAGTGTTAAAGGTaatgtaaaaaatttatttttgaattagtCAATAATTATTAGGTTTTAAGAGTCCTAATTTTTAGCTTTCttgatattatttctatttcataggaagatatttttattagttttgagTGTAGgcatttatttgatatttttggaGTATTTAAAGATTGacttaaaattgaataaagtaGTATAGTGAAGTGTAGTTTTTAAGttgtctctttcttttcttctcattttcagaataattatactaatagTCACTTAACTTTATACTAAGTTTTATTTTGGccagatattttattttattttattacagtcattcaattttaaattggGTAACAGATTGGTTACTTATCTACAATTCTAGTGGTTTAATTCACTAGAATAATGACATGTCTAAAGCATATAATATTAGACTAACATGTGTTTTAAGTCACTATCCTAGTCATGAAACCATTTCACCAAACTATTAACTTAACCCAAAATCAAACCGAACTTTAGGTTTCAGAAATTTTCTAAACTTTGATAATAAAAGTTAGctattcttttcctttcatttcattttctattccttttctatttattgttACAAGAACATTTTCCTTTTCCCACTTAATTAATCTAGATTAAttaccttttttatttatttttattaagatattattttcaaaataaaaaatataataataataacaataaataagaaagaaagatagtgaaaaataaaaaagaaaagagtgtCGAACTACCAAATTAgtaatacttttatatttgtttgtgTTTAAGCTATCAtttcctttctattttttacaTATCCATATATCTATTTAAGGATGTAGGATCAATTTCTATTTGGTGTAAGAACTTTAATATCAAATGATTGTCTAAccactaaattaattaaatctaaatgcTAATTGCAAATTAACGAGTATGTAGTATCTATAGTATATGGGTGCATTTTCTCATAGTTGTCTATAAAGTCCATCCATTGAAATCAATATTTGAGATTTGGGATTCGATGCTTCGCTTCAAAGCTTCGGAATTAGGGATTTCATTTTATAgcattagaaattttattttacagatttatgagatttttagagattttttttttccaatgaATAAACCATCAGATTTTAGATAAATGACCAAGCTAGtattcaacttaaaattaaataactgtaataaaaaaaaaaagaattatgactaaaataaaaaatagtataagtGGTTTAATGGTCCCTCATTTTCCAACATAAATACCCtcatcatataaataaataatatacataATAATCTTCTTTCTATTAATCTTCTTTCTATCCCATAGAATTTGTTTTGGTCGTATATATTAATAAGACTAAAGCACCATCAATCACCATTCTCCATGTGAATGGGAAACGTCAGGAATCCTTGCCAACAATTCCAACAAAGAACATCCCCTTTGCAACAGAAAGAGGTGGCCTTGTATTGTATGCCTACCAAGCATACTTTTCCAAATTCCTTCTACAGCCGAAAGTGCACTTGCAAATCCAAGAAacttgagaaagaaaaggtatATCTAACTTCAAAGGAAAACATgtccaaaaagaaacaattatGTCCTCATCAGTTTATAAATTCAACACATAATTGGATCTTTCATTATCACTTTGAAAACTATACTTTCAATAAAAGAGTATAACTATAAGCTAATTGATGGCTAAACTTGCTCGTAACTACCAAGCTTTTGAACCAGCAACAGAATGGGTTCGAGATACTGAATATGACACCctccttatttatttaccagGTGAAACCTTTGtcattttcatcattttctctACCCAAATgcgttcttttattttattattcttttcttattttattttttttctttcattgaaAGCCTCAACGAATAATATACTATAAATTACTTAAGatgtattttattagataaaaccatcgataaaaataattcattttaattcattttctttgatatgaaaatataaattttttaaaatggttgataaattaaaaatttaagtcaTGATATACtttgagaaaaaattatatgaatgaatgataatctattttaaaaattaattacttttaagaCGATCAATCTTTTAGGTTTAAActgtgaaaaagaaagagagaacgATAGAATTGGTATgagattatatattatatcaagATAATATATTGTCTTGtacaaatgaatttatttaaaaatttatttattttattaaaatatttaattaaattattattaattttataaatttaattatattaaaaattctagatgaattttattttattaaaaaatatatatataaaattgtaaataaattctgtaaattttatgaaatttattttaactagaCAATAGCAATCTTATTggataacaataaaaataaataaataaaaatataaaacaaaagtaaaaaaaaacttatagaATGTGCTGATGAAATTGAGATGGCACAAAGTTAAACACAATCAAACATCTACAGGTTTCAAGAAGGAACAACTAAAGGTTCAAGTAACATCAAATCCTAATCTAAGGATCTTTGGAGAGCGCTCTCTCGGTGATAATAAATGGAGTCGTTTTTCCAAGGAGTTTCGTATTCCATCAAGTTACGACACTAACAAAATCAGTGCAAACTTTGAAGGCGGAATACTTAAGATCAAGCACCCGAAAATCACCAAACCAGCCACTAAACCACAAGAAAATGCAAATTCATCACTGGCAGAAGCTACGAATGATCAACCACATCAGCGAGCTCAAGAAGTTCCTCCCAAGATCAAGACTGAAACAAATGATGCATCATATAGAAATGCTGATAATTCTCAAAACATATCTGATAAGAAGAAGGAACTGAGAGATGCCAATGGAAAGAGTTCTGATGCTAACAGTACTCCAAGAAAGACTTTAGGCAATGACAAGATTGAAGAATATGCCGAATCAGGGAAAATGGCAAGCATTGGTAGTAAGCATGGACTAGTCCAGGAAGCTGGTGTTTGTGGTAACTCTAAACTTGTGCATCATAAGCATGTTTTAGGTGGTTTGGTAAGAGAAATAAAGAAGCCAAGAAAATCAACAAAACTGGTTGTGGCAGCTGGTTTATTAGTTCTGGTTTTTGGGCTGTATGTTAAATATCAGGTCGGAAGTATCAAAGAACTAGAGGGTGGTCCAAGAAGTAACTAGCTTTTGCAATGTGTAAATGCTTAAAAAATATTGCAATATTTGCAAATATATAAAGTTGAATAAAGTGTTAGAACAAAACAAATAGGCATGCTTTTGTGCTTTCATGAACAGAATGacagaaggaaagaaaataactctatttACTTGAGCACCACCAGGT is a genomic window containing:
- the LOC8286580 gene encoding inactive protein RESTRICTED TEV MOVEMENT 2; translation: MAKLARNYQAFEPATEWVRDTEYDTLLIYLPGFKKEQLKVQVTSNPNLRIFGERSLGDNKWSRFSKEFRIPSSYDTNKISANFEGGILKIKHPKITKPATKPQENANSSLAEATNDQPHQRAQEVPPKIKTETNDASYRNADNSQNISDKKKELRDANGKSSDANSTPRKTLGNDKIEEYAESGKMASIGSKHGLVQEAGVCGNSKLVHHKHVLGGLVREIKKPRKSTKLVVAAGLLVLVFGLYVKYQVGSIKELEGGPRSN